The following proteins are co-located in the Paludibaculum fermentans genome:
- a CDS encoding Txe/YoeB family addiction module toxin — MSACIRPTAWLCGPDKAVGTGKKHRETRGHREGLVALFRQRLLKSECGVAGRVLHLVERVMRDPFGGGTGKPGPLKQVLALCWSRRVTQEHRLVYPVADESAGFRQARITIEWDDKKR, encoded by the coding sequence ATGTCGGCTTGTATCCGCCCAACTGCCTGGTTGTGTGGTCCAGACAAAGCAGTCGGCACAGGCAAGAAGCATCGGGAAACGCGGGGCCACCGGGAAGGTCTGGTTGCACTGTTCCGGCAACGTCTTCTAAAGAGCGAATGCGGAGTTGCCGGCAGAGTCCTCCATCTGGTTGAGAGAGTCATGCGGGACCCATTCGGAGGGGGAACTGGAAAGCCTGGACCGCTGAAACAAGTCCTTGCCCTCTGTTGGTCGCGGCGCGTCACGCAGGAACACCGGCTCGTGTACCCCGTAGCCGACGAGTCGGCCGGTTTCCGTCAGGCCCGAATCACTATTGAATGGGATGACAAAAAACGATGA
- a CDS encoding DDE-type integrase/transposase/recombinase, giving the protein MSQAQSPSTGRKYGRARVLTVWGQPRSTFYARQQRARQPAALQRRGPKTKYTDAELLEQIRAVLAASPFHGEGHRKIWARLRAQAVRTSKPRVLRLTRENELLAPQRQLVPVEEKLHDGSIVTSQPNQMWGTDATATVTLADGQVTVFAAIDHCTAECVGIHAVKRATRFEALEPLRQGVREHFGAFGPKAAAGLQIRHDHGSQYMSDHFQNELRFLGMDSSPAFVREPECNGCIERFFRTLKEQLLWVRHFQDLEELQAALREFRDRYNREWLIERLSFQSPRQARERLLALQHAA; this is encoded by the coding sequence ATGAGCCAAGCCCAGTCGCCCTCCACTGGCCGCAAGTACGGGCGGGCTCGTGTTCTGACCGTGTGGGGCCAGCCGCGCTCGACGTTCTATGCCAGGCAGCAGAGAGCACGCCAACCCGCGGCTTTGCAGCGGCGCGGTCCGAAGACGAAGTACACAGATGCCGAGTTGTTGGAGCAGATCCGCGCCGTCCTGGCGGCTTCGCCCTTCCATGGCGAGGGGCATCGCAAGATCTGGGCGAGACTGCGAGCCCAAGCGGTCCGCACCTCCAAGCCACGCGTCCTGCGCCTGACGCGAGAGAACGAACTGCTGGCGCCGCAACGGCAGCTCGTGCCGGTGGAGGAGAAGTTGCATGACGGTTCCATCGTGACCAGCCAGCCCAACCAGATGTGGGGCACCGATGCCACCGCTACCGTTACCCTCGCCGATGGCCAGGTCACTGTCTTCGCCGCCATCGACCACTGCACCGCCGAGTGCGTGGGCATTCACGCCGTCAAGCGCGCCACCCGCTTTGAGGCACTGGAACCATTGCGACAGGGCGTGCGTGAGCACTTCGGCGCCTTCGGCCCCAAAGCCGCCGCCGGCTTGCAGATCCGCCACGACCACGGCTCGCAATACATGAGCGACCACTTTCAAAACGAGCTCCGCTTTCTCGGCATGGATTCCTCGCCTGCCTTTGTCCGTGAACCCGAATGCAATGGCTGCATTGAGCGTTTCTTCCGCACTCTCAAAGAGCAGCTTCTCTGGGTGCGGCACTTCCAGGACCTCGAAGAATTGCAGGCCGCACTGCGCGAGTTCCGCGATCGCTACAACCGCGAGTGGCTGATCGAACGTCTCAGCTTTCAGTCTCCGCGACAGGCTCGCGAGCGCCTCCTTGCGCTCCAGCATGCCGCATGA
- a CDS encoding helix-turn-helix domain-containing protein, whose product MSSNKQSVPGASEGARRATSEAPGTGRRGKGRWSAKRKMAVVLEFLRGEDLESLSRKYAVTAATLSDWRDAFLASGEAGLKIREDDLVDEQGRRMKSVIAELAMTVELQRERIQQLENANPSLKWRSKR is encoded by the coding sequence ATGTCCAGCAACAAGCAATCGGTCCCGGGGGCCTCGGAGGGAGCCCGAAGGGCGACCTCCGAGGCCCCCGGGACCGGCCGCCGAGGCAAGGGCCGCTGGTCGGCCAAGCGCAAGATGGCGGTCGTTCTTGAGTTCCTCCGAGGCGAGGATCTGGAGAGCTTGAGCCGCAAATACGCGGTCACCGCCGCCACGCTGTCCGATTGGCGGGACGCGTTTCTCGCCAGCGGCGAGGCTGGCCTGAAGATCCGCGAAGACGATCTGGTCGATGAGCAGGGCCGGCGCATGAAGTCCGTCATCGCCGAACTCGCCATGACCGTCGAACTGCAACGCGAGCGCATCCAGCAACTGGAGAACGCCAACCCTTCTCTGAAGTGGAGGTCGAAGCGATGA
- a CDS encoding YybH family protein — translation MHIGSDEGAIREVHSSWIDAVNAGDLARLLALMTDDVVFLNPGREPIGQREFPNGFLIGHQRSWIHCVSEIEEVAVFGEVAYTRCRDSLCVKPRAGGEATELAGHRLTIYRKQPDGHWLLARDAHTLSPVSR, via the coding sequence ATGCACATTGGAAGTGATGAAGGCGCCATACGCGAGGTACATTCTTCCTGGATTGATGCGGTCAATGCGGGCGATCTTGCGCGGTTGCTCGCCTTGATGACGGACGATGTCGTGTTTCTGAATCCAGGCAGAGAGCCAATTGGTCAGCGTGAATTCCCCAACGGCTTTTTAATCGGTCACCAACGCTCTTGGATTCATTGCGTGAGCGAGATTGAGGAGGTCGCCGTCTTCGGGGAGGTCGCCTACACACGATGCCGGGATTCGTTATGCGTGAAACCGCGCGCCGGAGGAGAAGCAACCGAGTTGGCCGGCCATCGGCTCACCATCTACCGTAAACAGCCCGACGGCCACTGGCTGTTGGCCCGTGATGCCCATACGCTGTCTCCCGTTTCGAGGTGA
- the rpsO gene encoding 30S ribosomal protein S15, producing the protein MALAAEAKTNTITKYRVHKTDTGSPEVQIALLSQNILLLTEHFKTHKKDHHSRRGLLIMVARRRRLLDYLKSRNPERYKSLILSLGIRR; encoded by the coding sequence ATGGCACTGGCGGCTGAAGCCAAAACAAATACGATTACCAAGTATCGCGTCCACAAGACGGATACTGGGTCGCCGGAAGTGCAGATCGCTCTTCTGAGCCAGAACATTCTGTTGCTTACTGAGCACTTTAAGACCCACAAGAAGGACCACCACAGCCGCCGCGGCCTGCTCATCATGGTTGCCCGCCGCCGCCGGTTGTTGGACTATCTGAAGAGCCGGAACCCCGAGCGCTACAAGTCTCTGATTCTCAGCCTCGGCATCCGCCGCTAA
- the pnp gene encoding polyribonucleotide nucleotidyltransferase yields MTHSVEIDLGGRLLTLETGKLAKQAHGAVVVKSGDTVVLCTACSNSEPKPNAAFFPLTVDYREYTYAAGRIPGGYLKREGRPSDREILTSRLIDRPIRPLFPEGYTCETQVIGMVLSAAPDTDPATMAITGAAAALAISNIPFEHVLAGLRVANVNGEFIPYPSYEQQKGAKLNIVVAGTESGIVMVEAGATEASEEEVLAAIEFGHECCRKIIAGIKELVAKCGQAKRVFTPAARNAEVYSKIEALVKDRLADALDTKKYGKTESYSKVHDLAAEANALFTEDADKTEAKICFETLREKIFRYEMLELRQRPDRRAMDEIRNISIEVGVLPRVHGSALFTRGETQALVNTTLGTKEDEQRMESLNLQETSKKLMLHYNFPPFSVGEVGFMRGPGRREVGHGALAERSIIPVIPPEADFPYTLRIVSDILESNGSSSMATVCGASLSLMDAGVKLKAPVAGIAMGLVKEGDKYAILTDIAGAEDHYGDMDFKVAGTRAGITGLQMDIKVPNVSTSIMKEALAQAREARLFILGKMEEALPEPRSEMSIYAPRIYTVTVPTDKIREIIGPGGKVIRGIIEQTGVKIDVHDDGTVNIFASDGESAKKAIQMVTDIAAVAEIGKTYLGKVVRIAEFGAFVEIFPGTDGLLHISEISENRVANVRDELNEGDQILVKVLAQEGNKIKLSRKAVLREQREKLKGPGDASAPAAEGAPVAAAPSGDRPPRSDRGGDRGDRGPRRDRGDRRR; encoded by the coding sequence ATGACTCATTCCGTTGAAATCGACCTGGGTGGTCGACTCCTGACCCTGGAAACAGGCAAACTCGCTAAGCAAGCTCACGGCGCTGTTGTCGTGAAGTCCGGTGATACCGTGGTGCTCTGCACCGCGTGCTCCAATTCTGAACCGAAGCCGAACGCGGCTTTCTTCCCTCTCACGGTCGACTACCGCGAGTACACCTACGCAGCCGGCCGCATCCCTGGCGGCTACCTCAAGCGCGAAGGCCGTCCCAGCGACCGGGAAATCCTCACCTCTCGCCTCATCGATCGCCCCATCCGTCCGCTGTTCCCCGAAGGCTACACCTGCGAAACCCAGGTCATCGGCATGGTCCTCTCGGCCGCGCCCGATACTGACCCGGCTACCATGGCCATCACCGGCGCCGCTGCCGCTCTCGCCATCTCCAACATCCCCTTCGAACACGTCCTGGCTGGCCTCCGCGTCGCCAACGTGAACGGCGAGTTCATCCCCTATCCCTCCTACGAACAGCAGAAGGGCGCCAAACTCAACATCGTCGTCGCCGGCACTGAATCCGGCATCGTCATGGTCGAAGCCGGCGCCACCGAAGCCTCCGAGGAAGAAGTCCTCGCCGCCATCGAGTTCGGCCACGAGTGCTGCCGCAAGATCATCGCCGGCATCAAGGAACTGGTCGCCAAGTGCGGTCAGGCCAAGCGCGTCTTCACCCCCGCTGCCCGCAACGCCGAGGTCTACTCCAAGATCGAAGCCCTCGTGAAGGATCGCCTCGCCGACGCCCTCGATACCAAGAAGTACGGCAAAACCGAGAGCTACTCCAAGGTCCACGACCTCGCCGCCGAAGCCAACGCCCTCTTCACCGAGGATGCCGACAAGACCGAAGCCAAGATCTGCTTCGAGACCCTCCGCGAGAAGATCTTCCGCTACGAGATGCTCGAGCTCCGCCAGCGGCCCGACCGCCGCGCCATGGACGAGATCCGCAACATCTCCATCGAAGTCGGCGTCCTGCCCCGCGTTCACGGCTCCGCCCTCTTCACCCGCGGTGAAACCCAGGCCCTGGTCAACACCACCCTCGGCACCAAGGAAGATGAACAGCGCATGGAGAGCCTGAACCTCCAGGAAACCTCCAAGAAGCTGATGCTCCACTACAACTTCCCCCCGTTCAGCGTGGGCGAAGTCGGCTTCATGCGCGGCCCCGGCCGCCGCGAAGTCGGTCACGGCGCCTTGGCCGAACGCTCCATCATCCCAGTCATCCCGCCCGAAGCCGACTTCCCCTACACCCTCCGCATCGTTAGCGACATCCTGGAATCCAACGGCTCCAGCTCGATGGCCACCGTCTGCGGCGCGTCCCTCTCCCTGATGGACGCCGGTGTGAAGCTCAAAGCCCCCGTGGCCGGCATCGCCATGGGCCTCGTGAAGGAAGGCGACAAGTACGCCATCCTCACCGACATCGCCGGTGCCGAAGACCACTACGGCGACATGGACTTCAAGGTCGCTGGTACGCGCGCCGGCATCACCGGCCTCCAGATGGATATCAAGGTGCCCAACGTCAGCACCTCCATCATGAAGGAAGCGCTGGCCCAGGCCCGCGAAGCCCGCCTGTTCATCCTCGGCAAGATGGAAGAGGCTCTGCCGGAGCCCCGCTCCGAGATGAGCATCTACGCTCCTCGCATCTACACCGTCACCGTCCCCACCGACAAGATCCGCGAGATCATCGGACCGGGCGGCAAGGTCATCCGCGGCATCATCGAACAGACCGGCGTCAAGATCGACGTCCACGACGATGGCACCGTGAACATCTTCGCCTCCGACGGTGAGTCCGCCAAGAAGGCCATCCAGATGGTCACCGACATCGCCGCCGTGGCTGAAATCGGCAAGACCTACCTCGGCAAAGTCGTCCGCATCGCTGAGTTCGGCGCCTTCGTCGAGATCTTCCCCGGCACCGACGGCCTGCTCCACATCAGCGAAATCAGCGAGAATCGCGTCGCCAACGTGCGCGACGAGCTCAACGAGGGCGACCAGATCCTCGTCAAGGTGCTCGCGCAGGAAGGCAACAAGATCAAGCTCAGCCGCAAGGCCGTTCTCCGCGAGCAGCGCGAGAAGCTCAAGGGCCCCGGCGACGCTTCCGCACCGGCCGCTGAAGGCGCACCCGTCGCCGCCGCTCCGTCCGGCGACCGTCCGCCCCGCAGTGACCGTGGTGGTGACCGTGGCGATCGCGGCCCCCGCCGCGACCGTGGCGACCGCCGCCGCTAA
- a CDS encoding sialidase family protein has translation MPTSPKLTRRSCLTGLLSAPALAAAPDPLAKTTVFQAGDDGYKSFRIPALLATRKGTLLAFAEGRKGGQSDSGDIDIVLKRSTDQGRTWSGIEIIADRGPDTVGNPCPVQDAKTGRIFLPLTVNPGNVTERQIIDRTVPDRRTVFMTTSDDDGLTWTILNEITSFTRKDNWTWYATGPGVGIQTRTGRLVIPCDHAVEGTRATLSHVIYSDDHGRTWQIGGSSEPGTNECQVVELRSGALLLNMRNYHRQNRRAIAISHDAGATWDPITHDQALIESVCQASLIARDGVLYFANPASTKREKLTVRASRDEGKTWSAGQVLHAGYSAYSCLAPLKRDRIGCLYECGEYSPYDRIAFASVSQSSLI, from the coding sequence ATGCCAACTTCACCCAAGCTCACCCGACGCTCCTGCCTCACCGGCCTTCTCTCCGCGCCCGCGCTCGCCGCCGCACCCGATCCCCTCGCCAAAACCACGGTCTTCCAGGCAGGCGACGATGGCTATAAGTCGTTCCGCATCCCCGCCCTGCTCGCCACCCGCAAAGGGACCCTGCTGGCATTCGCGGAAGGCCGCAAAGGCGGCCAGTCCGATAGCGGCGACATCGACATCGTCCTCAAGCGCAGCACCGACCAGGGCCGCACCTGGTCCGGCATCGAGATCATCGCCGATCGCGGCCCCGATACCGTCGGCAACCCCTGCCCCGTCCAGGACGCCAAAACCGGCCGCATCTTCCTGCCCCTCACCGTCAATCCCGGCAACGTCACCGAACGCCAGATCATCGATCGCACCGTGCCCGACCGCCGCACCGTCTTCATGACCACCAGCGACGACGACGGCCTCACCTGGACCATCCTGAACGAGATCACCAGCTTCACCCGCAAGGACAATTGGACGTGGTACGCCACCGGACCCGGAGTCGGCATCCAGACCCGCACCGGCCGCCTCGTCATCCCCTGCGACCATGCCGTCGAAGGCACCCGCGCCACCCTCTCCCACGTCATCTATAGTGACGACCATGGCCGCACCTGGCAGATCGGCGGCTCCTCCGAGCCCGGCACCAACGAGTGCCAGGTCGTCGAGCTCCGCAGCGGCGCCCTCCTGCTCAACATGCGGAACTACCACCGCCAGAACCGCCGCGCCATCGCCATCAGCCACGATGCCGGCGCCACCTGGGATCCCATCACCCACGACCAGGCCCTGATCGAATCCGTCTGCCAGGCCAGCCTCATCGCCCGCGACGGCGTCCTCTACTTCGCCAACCCCGCCTCCACCAAGCGGGAGAAACTCACCGTCCGCGCCTCCCGCGACGAAGGCAAGACCTGGTCCGCCGGCCAGGTGCTCCACGCCGGCTACTCCGCCTACTCCTGCCTCGCCCCGCTCAAGCGCGACCGCATCGGCTGCCTCTACGAATGCGGCGAGTACTCGCCCTACGACCGCATCGCCTTCGCCAGCGTTTCTCAATCTTCACTTATTTAG
- a CDS encoding AAA family ATPase, translating into MFTTLLISSSPARCESLNKLAVECGKLAIARQTTGYPAIQWLGSACRQFEPDLVLLDLDDSVSALACLREIQARCPLTPVIGSGGTASQLELFRSNGIQFFVAYPPQRDALESAIVSAIRGRDHQTIANLFCFVPAKAGSGASTLALGTATVLASAPSQRVLCLEADLRSGMLGEMAGVPSRGSTQSALAFASELDPLRWHNYVSRRHGVDFLLASAEIHPKLPQWTHYYLLLRFLQTRYDCIVVDLPELVNDATEEVLRRAQAVFVVTTQEPCALQLAKRRSLEMARRGVASEKIKTIVNSWNRNDLSLEDIKQYLGTGVVANIPEDHRAIRAAMVDYKFPFPASMAAGRAIRHFAERLASGNPDHAANMEAPRWSGLRRLLAHGA; encoded by the coding sequence ATGTTTACGACGTTGTTGATCAGCTCCAGCCCGGCCAGATGCGAGTCACTGAACAAGCTCGCCGTGGAATGCGGCAAGCTTGCGATCGCCCGCCAAACCACCGGCTACCCCGCAATACAGTGGCTCGGCAGCGCTTGCCGCCAGTTCGAGCCGGATCTGGTCCTGCTGGACCTGGACGACTCGGTCTCCGCGCTGGCCTGCCTGCGCGAGATCCAGGCTCGCTGCCCCCTCACCCCGGTCATCGGCTCGGGTGGCACCGCGTCGCAGTTGGAGTTGTTCCGGTCCAACGGCATCCAGTTCTTCGTCGCCTACCCGCCCCAGCGCGACGCGCTGGAATCCGCCATCGTCAGCGCCATCCGCGGCCGCGATCACCAGACCATCGCCAATCTCTTCTGCTTCGTGCCGGCCAAAGCCGGCTCGGGCGCCAGCACTCTTGCCCTGGGAACAGCTACCGTTCTCGCCTCCGCCCCTTCCCAGCGGGTCCTCTGCCTGGAAGCCGATCTCCGCTCAGGCATGCTCGGCGAAATGGCCGGTGTCCCCAGCCGCGGCAGTACGCAAAGCGCCCTCGCATTCGCCTCGGAACTCGATCCCCTGCGCTGGCACAACTATGTTTCGCGCCGCCACGGGGTCGACTTCCTGCTGGCCTCCGCCGAAATACACCCCAAGCTGCCGCAGTGGACCCACTACTACCTCCTGCTGCGCTTCCTCCAGACCCGCTACGACTGCATCGTCGTCGATCTGCCGGAACTCGTGAACGACGCCACCGAGGAGGTCCTGCGCCGCGCACAGGCCGTCTTCGTCGTCACCACGCAGGAGCCTTGCGCCCTGCAGCTCGCCAAGCGCCGCTCCCTGGAAATGGCCCGCCGCGGCGTCGCCTCCGAGAAGATCAAAACCATCGTCAACTCGTGGAACCGCAACGACCTCAGCCTGGAGGACATCAAGCAGTACCTGGGCACCGGCGTCGTCGCCAATATTCCCGAGGATCATCGAGCCATCCGCGCGGCCATGGTCGACTACAAGTTCCCCTTCCCTGCCTCAATGGCGGCAGGACGTGCCATACGGCACTTTGCCGAACGCCTGGCGTCGGGCAATCCTGATCACGCGGCCAATATGGAAGCGCCACGTTGGTCCGGACTGCGCCGCCTCCTGGCGCACGGTGCCTAA
- a CDS encoding DinB family protein — translation MSIYGASELARSFRTVRKNTIITAQEIPEEQYGFRATPDTRSVAETLIHMAVIPTFGERIHFNDKIDTFVGFDFFGVMGAHYAAEKVARTKAEIIEMLTVNGERFAQLLDGVSDETLAETITYPPGMEPAFKTRFEMLLSTKEHEMHHRGQLMLMQRMIGIVPHLTRHFQARVAEIQAAQK, via the coding sequence ATGTCGATTTACGGAGCCAGCGAGCTGGCAAGAAGCTTTCGTACGGTTCGCAAGAACACGATCATCACGGCCCAGGAGATTCCGGAGGAACAGTATGGTTTCCGGGCGACTCCTGACACGCGCAGCGTGGCCGAGACCCTCATTCACATGGCAGTGATCCCCACCTTTGGTGAGCGGATCCACTTCAACGACAAGATCGATACGTTCGTGGGATTTGACTTCTTCGGTGTGATGGGCGCCCATTACGCCGCGGAGAAGGTGGCGCGGACGAAGGCCGAGATCATTGAGATGCTGACGGTGAACGGCGAGCGCTTCGCGCAGTTGCTGGATGGCGTCAGCGACGAAACGCTGGCGGAGACGATCACGTATCCGCCCGGCATGGAGCCGGCATTCAAGACGCGGTTTGAGATGCTGCTGAGCACCAAGGAGCACGAGATGCACCACCGGGGCCAACTGATGCTGATGCAGCGGATGATCGGCATTGTGCCGCATCTGACGCGGCACTTCCAGGCTCGTGTCGCTGAGATCCAGGCGGCGCAGAAGTAG
- a CDS encoding cellulase family glycosylhydrolase, with translation MKRILLASLMAAAAFAQPARWSEKQANDWYAKQPWLVGANYNPATAINELEMWQKESFDAARIDLELGWAQGIGMNTMRVFLHDLPWQQDPTGYKQRIGQFLTIAAKHNIRPMFVLFDSCWDPAPKLGKQRAPKPGVHNSGWVQSPGAAALQDPKQQARLEAYVKGVVGAFANDDRVLAWDIWNEPDNTNGSSYGKLEPANKVELVLPLMKQSFAWARSANPKQPLTAGVWQGDWSSAAKLSPMAKAQLELSDVISFHNYDGPAEFEKRIQWLKPLNRPILCTEYMARGNGSTFQGTLPVAKKYKVAAINWGLVAGKSQTFLPWDSWQKPYVDREPAIWFHEVFKTDGSPYKKDETDFIRKITSQK, from the coding sequence ATGAAACGAATCCTCCTTGCCTCCCTGATGGCCGCCGCCGCTTTCGCCCAGCCCGCTCGCTGGAGCGAGAAGCAGGCCAACGACTGGTATGCGAAGCAGCCCTGGCTGGTGGGTGCGAACTACAATCCCGCCACCGCCATCAACGAGCTGGAGATGTGGCAGAAGGAGAGCTTCGATGCGGCCCGCATCGATCTCGAACTGGGGTGGGCGCAGGGCATCGGCATGAACACGATGCGCGTCTTCCTGCACGACCTGCCGTGGCAGCAGGATCCCACCGGGTACAAACAGCGGATCGGCCAGTTCCTGACGATTGCCGCGAAGCACAACATTCGCCCCATGTTTGTGCTGTTCGACTCATGCTGGGATCCGGCTCCGAAGCTGGGCAAGCAGCGGGCGCCGAAGCCGGGTGTCCACAACTCGGGCTGGGTGCAGAGCCCGGGTGCGGCGGCGCTGCAGGATCCCAAGCAGCAGGCGCGCCTGGAAGCCTATGTGAAGGGCGTGGTGGGCGCGTTTGCGAACGACGACCGCGTGCTGGCCTGGGACATCTGGAACGAGCCGGACAACACGAACGGGTCGAGCTACGGCAAGCTGGAACCGGCCAATAAGGTGGAGCTGGTGCTGCCGCTGATGAAGCAGTCGTTCGCGTGGGCGCGTTCCGCGAATCCGAAGCAGCCGCTTACCGCCGGAGTGTGGCAGGGCGACTGGTCGAGTGCCGCCAAGCTTTCGCCCATGGCCAAGGCTCAACTGGAACTGTCCGACGTGATCTCGTTCCACAACTATGACGGTCCGGCGGAGTTCGAGAAGAGGATCCAGTGGCTGAAGCCGCTGAACCGGCCCATCCTGTGCACGGAGTACATGGCGCGCGGCAACGGCAGTACGTTCCAGGGCACGCTGCCGGTGGCGAAGAAGTACAAGGTGGCGGCGATCAACTGGGGCCTGGTGGCCGGCAAGTCTCAGACCTTCCTGCCGTGGGATTCGTGGCAGAAGCCGTATGTCGATCGCGAGCCGGCGATCTGGTTCCACGAGGTCTTCAAGACCGACGGGAGTCCCTATAAGAAGGACGAGACGGACTTCATCCGAAAGATAACGTCCCAGAAATAG
- a CDS encoding pirin family protein — protein sequence MSNLQPTESTAQECAAADSARVLETYPAHETDLGHMRIRRILPVRQRRMIGPWCFLDRYGPLSFTHEKPMDVAPHPHIGLQTVSWLLSGEIIHHDSLGTEALLRPGQLGVMTAGRGIAHTEETPVENTGRLNGVQLWVALPDAHRNGPPAFGHHPTPPVLEEPGVLVHVILGDWMGRHSDGAAYSPMVGAELTVHPGLSTALPLRPEYEHALVVLSGDAAFEGQSLQPDTLYYLGAHRGEMQLSTRAGAQVLLIGGAPFGETILMWWNFVARSQEEIAAARADWEQHVRFEDVRAYHGARLRAPQLIGRPITR from the coding sequence ATGAGTAATCTGCAGCCAACGGAATCAACGGCCCAGGAGTGCGCCGCCGCGGACTCGGCCCGCGTGCTGGAGACTTACCCGGCGCACGAGACCGATCTCGGCCACATGCGCATCCGCCGCATCCTGCCTGTTCGCCAGCGCCGCATGATCGGACCCTGGTGCTTCCTCGACCGCTACGGCCCTCTCAGCTTCACCCACGAGAAGCCCATGGATGTCGCCCCGCATCCGCACATCGGCCTGCAGACCGTGTCCTGGCTGCTCTCCGGCGAGATCATCCATCACGACAGCCTTGGCACGGAAGCCCTGCTGCGGCCCGGCCAACTGGGCGTGATGACCGCCGGCCGCGGCATCGCGCACACTGAGGAGACGCCCGTCGAGAACACCGGCCGCCTCAACGGAGTCCAACTCTGGGTCGCGCTGCCCGACGCCCATCGCAACGGACCGCCGGCGTTTGGCCACCATCCCACGCCGCCTGTGCTGGAGGAGCCCGGCGTGCTGGTGCACGTCATCCTGGGCGACTGGATGGGCCGTCATTCAGACGGGGCGGCCTACTCGCCCATGGTGGGGGCTGAACTCACCGTGCACCCGGGCCTGAGCACCGCCTTGCCGCTGCGCCCGGAGTACGAGCACGCCCTGGTCGTCCTCTCAGGCGATGCCGCCTTCGAAGGGCAATCTCTTCAGCCCGACACGCTCTACTATCTCGGAGCCCATCGCGGTGAGATGCAGCTCAGCACCCGCGCCGGCGCCCAGGTGCTGCTCATCGGCGGAGCGCCCTTCGGCGAAACCATCCTGATGTGGTGGAACTTTGTCGCCCGCAGCCAGGAGGAGATCGCCGCCGCCCGCGCCGACTGGGAGCAGCACGTGCGCTTCGAGGACGTCCGCGCCTACCACGGTGCGCGCCTGCGGGCGCCGCAACTCATCGGCCGGCCCATCACCCGTTGA
- a CDS encoding VOC family protein, which yields MTTAHSPIAAATTVGAVSLTVASLSRSVDFYTTRLGLQLLKQQGDTAHLGVGAEELLVLHEIPGAQRVPRTAGLYHFAILVPSRRALGAALKHLVDTGVPLQGAADHLVSEAIYLADPEGNGIEIYRDRDRAEWTIQGSEIQMATDPLDAQGVLAAAIGAPTDHGLAEGTRMGPRPSACRRHRRR from the coding sequence GTGACCACAGCCCATAGCCCCATCGCGGCCGCGACGACGGTCGGAGCGGTCTCGTTGACAGTCGCTTCGCTCAGCCGGTCGGTCGATTTCTATACCACCCGGCTCGGCCTTCAACTGCTGAAGCAACAGGGGGACACGGCTCATCTCGGCGTGGGCGCGGAGGAACTGCTGGTGCTCCACGAAATTCCGGGCGCCCAGCGTGTGCCCCGCACCGCCGGCCTCTATCATTTCGCCATCCTGGTGCCTTCGCGCCGCGCCCTGGGTGCGGCCTTGAAGCATCTGGTCGACACCGGAGTCCCGCTGCAGGGCGCGGCCGACCATCTGGTGAGCGAGGCCATCTACCTGGCCGATCCCGAAGGCAACGGCATCGAGATCTATCGCGATCGCGACCGGGCCGAATGGACCATTCAAGGCTCCGAGATCCAGATGGCGACCGACCCGCTGGATGCGCAAGGCGTGCTGGCCGCGGCCATCGGCGCGCCCACGGATCATGGCCTGGCGGAAGGCACACGCATGGGGCCACGTCCATCTGCATGTCGCCGACATCGCCGCCGCTGA
- a CDS encoding VOC family protein has protein sequence MAWRKAHAWGHVHLHVADIAAAEAFYRGVLGFDITLRYGHSATFLSAGGYHHHIAVNTWAGAGAKPNPDGALGLKEFTVVVPDASELRRIAAITSPVEDNGGDILVRDPSGNALRIRAGA, from the coding sequence ATGGCCTGGCGGAAGGCACACGCATGGGGCCACGTCCATCTGCATGTCGCCGACATCGCCGCCGCTGAGGCTTTCTACCGCGGGGTGCTCGGCTTCGACATCACCCTGCGCTATGGCCATTCGGCCACCTTCCTGTCGGCCGGCGGCTACCATCACCACATCGCCGTGAACACCTGGGCCGGCGCCGGGGCGAAGCCGAATCCCGATGGGGCGCTGGGGCTGAAGGAATTCACCGTAGTGGTGCCCGATGCGTCCGAACTACGCAGAATCGCCGCCATCACCTCGCCGGTCGAGGACAATGGCGGCGACATCCTGGTGCGCGACCCGTCGGGCAACGCGCTGCGGATCAGGGCCGGCGCGTAA